One Desulfurella sp. genomic region harbors:
- a CDS encoding TM1802 family CRISPR-associated protein produces DCEKTLIKLNLARKNILLDLDDTILHNDFAEEIFPEYFNGSDPFKIKLNISNIDHPLYEGIDYEEFDANKKMKYFYKKGSANGPDKTPTSKITEIEKTFKNKIKNFFLKYSQIYKDQLTKDNKKLLKNIQNLINEKFDFILSDFKNFTDKHNFLKNQNEL; encoded by the coding sequence GATTGTGAAAAAACATTAATAAAATTAAACTTAGCAAGAAAAAACATCTTATTAGATCTAGATGATACCATTTTGCATAACGATTTTGCCGAAGAAATTTTTCCTGAATACTTCAATGGATCTGATCCTTTTAAAATAAAATTAAACATATCAAATATTGATCATCCTTTATATGAAGGAATCGATTATGAAGAATTTGATGCAAATAAAAAAATGAAATACTTTTATAAAAAAGGTAGTGCAAATGGTCCAGACAAAACACCTACTTCAAAAATTACTGAAATAGAAAAAACATTTAAAAACAAAATTAAAAATTTTTTCTTAAAGTACTCTCAAATATACAAAGATCAATTGACAAAAGATAATAAAAAACTTCTTAAAAACATTCAAAATCTTATTAACGAAAAATTTGACTTTATTTTATCAGATTTTAAAAATTTTACCGACAAACATAATTTTTTAAAAAACCAAAATGAATTAA
- the cas6 gene encoding CRISPR-associated endoribonuclease Cas6 encodes MRIKIIFESPKNIVLQVGFNSIIQWFIYSNIKDSWLHDIGFKYEKRQFKLFSFSSFLEKAQFINEKKLFIFPKIVSFIFSSPVDWIIENLASKSFTTKKISFWQNELYLSEVSVLKPPQITQNEIKIRAITPIEVHSTFQIYKQKKTYYYNPYEKEFSLLIANNAAKKWEAFYKKPPESELKLEPIGFNKEKIVRFGSKNSLIIKGWTGNFKLLADSKMLGFIIDAGLGNRNSQGFGMVEVIQ; translated from the coding sequence GAATTAAAATTATTTTTGAGAGCCCAAAGAATATAGTTTTGCAAGTAGGGTTTAATTCCATTATTCAATGGTTTATTTATAGTAACATTAAAGATTCGTGGCTACACGATATAGGTTTTAAATATGAAAAAAGACAATTTAAATTGTTTTCTTTTTCATCTTTTTTAGAAAAAGCTCAATTTATAAATGAAAAAAAATTATTCATTTTTCCAAAAATTGTAAGTTTTATATTTTCTTCACCGGTAGATTGGATAATAGAAAACCTGGCTTCAAAAAGTTTTACAACTAAAAAAATAAGTTTCTGGCAAAATGAATTATACCTATCAGAAGTTTCGGTATTAAAACCCCCACAAATTACACAAAATGAAATTAAAATTAGAGCTATTACACCCATAGAAGTTCACTCAACCTTTCAAATATATAAACAAAAGAAAACATACTACTATAATCCATATGAAAAAGAATTTTCTCTTTTAATTGCCAATAATGCAGCAAAAAAATGGGAAGCATTTTATAAAAAACCACCAGAATCAGAATTAAAATTAGAACCAATAGGTTTTAACAAAGAAAAAATTGTCAGATTTGGATCAAAAAATAGTTTAATAATAAAAGGTTGGACTGGTAATTTTAAGTTGCTTGCTGATTCTAAGATGTTAGGGTTTATTATTGATGCTGGTTTAGGTAATAGAAACAGCCAGGGTTTTGGAATGGTAGAAGTAATCCAATAA